From the genome of Haladaptatus paucihalophilus DX253, one region includes:
- the cas8b gene encoding type I-B CRISPR-associated protein Cas8b/Csh1 → MLSPEEFEQQYPADKLAEELPDKPISSLRDIQYLYGKLYTLATAGGGAYASYLTPDAANGFVDQDDSLVVVRADVSGDKPRLETGDRRGPVWITRYTKERIPKVAHCKYPAARGIDHSITHQAGKNSDPEKLARYAKERLTKWPKDDVVQSVADDHKDGWIINALSDLGEDESVLKTIEESVTTQLKGSTSALLTVKVKTEPDGEYHWPSDGNLDVLMAAMRRRKLSKLVSKGQASDSSGEAIDLVTGARTRTVGTAEDPLNYFLGKQLEKFPGFDPDEAWRTHPISEDAAVTLMNAETFVDACTYRTFNTNVYYLPYFFGVPEPEETHLLYRLLYSIVSESDSSEQLTPIENAYLHQKERFGDDADANGLRFYVSAVMPHQMSRYDVFGETMNGLIQYPANLAFAHAQVVQTTAFREGHKRTGALPNHENWQLLNGENILGSVASGSYLYQTLPSGDDDTDASADDFRIRALVAILSGEAIPISSLLERYVERIIEDSRDDENGFPVFLVPSQYAQLCALARADHDFLTVRDANKALRPITNPPTYESRPMQSRQEKPVPDGGFAGATKLESFIEDTPALAKNDERCASFLLGALVGAVGDYQEYEQGRSTTLVDQFPVKSVTRNRVKKIAEDAIEKAVTYTRQEKKGGMSYPGMKFDYIADRLREKIIRPDPDDWSIDTDDLRFYYALGVTYGMNDRKIRSNDTDEQPAETSQVDQ, encoded by the coding sequence ATGCTTTCGCCTGAGGAGTTCGAACAGCAGTATCCCGCAGACAAACTTGCAGAGGAACTCCCCGACAAGCCGATTTCGTCTCTCCGAGACATCCAGTACCTATACGGTAAGCTCTACACCCTTGCGACCGCAGGTGGTGGGGCGTACGCCTCCTATCTTACCCCGGATGCCGCTAACGGTTTCGTGGACCAAGACGACAGCCTCGTTGTCGTTCGCGCCGACGTTTCGGGCGACAAACCACGATTGGAGACCGGCGACCGACGTGGTCCCGTGTGGATTACGAGGTACACCAAGGAACGGATTCCAAAAGTTGCACACTGCAAGTATCCGGCTGCTCGTGGTATCGACCACAGTATCACTCATCAGGCGGGCAAAAACAGCGATCCTGAAAAGCTCGCTCGCTACGCGAAGGAACGACTGACGAAATGGCCGAAGGACGACGTAGTCCAGTCAGTTGCAGACGATCATAAAGACGGCTGGATTATCAACGCACTCTCCGACCTCGGCGAGGACGAATCCGTTCTCAAAACTATCGAAGAGAGCGTTACCACGCAACTCAAAGGCTCGACTTCGGCACTTCTGACGGTGAAGGTGAAAACCGAACCGGATGGGGAGTACCATTGGCCTAGTGATGGCAACCTCGACGTGCTCATGGCCGCGATGCGCCGCCGAAAATTGTCGAAATTGGTTTCGAAGGGACAGGCGTCGGACTCGTCGGGCGAAGCGATTGATCTCGTAACCGGCGCTCGAACGCGAACCGTTGGAACGGCAGAAGACCCACTGAACTACTTCCTTGGCAAACAACTCGAAAAGTTCCCCGGATTCGATCCGGACGAGGCATGGCGAACGCATCCGATTTCGGAGGATGCGGCGGTCACGCTGATGAACGCGGAGACGTTCGTTGATGCGTGTACGTACCGAACATTCAACACGAACGTTTACTACCTGCCATACTTTTTCGGCGTTCCGGAGCCTGAGGAGACCCATCTGCTGTACCGACTGCTGTACAGCATCGTATCGGAGAGCGATTCGTCCGAACAGCTCACCCCCATCGAGAATGCGTACCTGCATCAAAAGGAGCGATTCGGTGATGACGCGGATGCTAACGGACTGCGATTCTACGTGTCGGCAGTGATGCCTCACCAGATGTCACGGTACGACGTGTTCGGCGAGACGATGAACGGGTTGATTCAGTATCCTGCTAACCTTGCGTTCGCGCATGCGCAGGTCGTCCAAACCACGGCATTTCGTGAAGGGCACAAACGAACGGGCGCACTTCCGAATCACGAAAACTGGCAGCTCCTTAACGGAGAGAACATCCTCGGGTCGGTCGCCTCGGGATCGTATCTGTATCAAACGCTCCCGTCGGGTGACGACGACACGGATGCAAGTGCGGACGACTTCCGGATTCGGGCACTCGTTGCGATTCTCTCCGGCGAGGCGATTCCGATTTCGTCGCTGTTGGAGCGATACGTCGAGCGTATCATTGAGGACAGTAGGGACGACGAGAACGGCTTCCCCGTGTTTCTCGTCCCCAGCCAGTACGCCCAACTCTGTGCGCTCGCACGCGCCGACCACGATTTCCTCACTGTGAGAGACGCGAACAAGGCATTGCGACCGATTACGAACCCACCAACTTACGAATCACGACCTATGCAATCGAGACAAGAGAAACCCGTTCCGGACGGCGGATTTGCCGGAGCAACGAAACTCGAATCGTTTATCGAAGATACACCAGCACTTGCCAAGAATGATGAGCGATGTGCCTCATTTCTCCTTGGCGCGCTCGTCGGCGCGGTCGGCGACTATCAGGAGTACGAACAGGGGCGTTCCACGACGCTCGTCGACCAGTTCCCAGTGAAATCGGTCACGCGAAATCGGGTTAAGAAAATCGCGGAGGATGCCATCGAGAAGGCTGTGACGTACACCCGCCAAGAGAAGAAGGGCGGAATGAGCTACCCCGGCATGAAATTCGACTACATCGCTGATCGACTCCGGGAGAAAATCATCCGACCTGATCCTGACGACTGGAGTATCGATACTGACGACCTCCGATTCTACTACGCGCTCGGCGTCACCTACGGCATGAACGACCGAAAAATCCGCTCGAACGACACGGACGAACAACCTGCCGAAACTTCCCAAGTAGACCAATGA